A DNA window from Choloepus didactylus isolate mChoDid1 chromosome 9, mChoDid1.pri, whole genome shotgun sequence contains the following coding sequences:
- the LOC119544701 gene encoding olfactory receptor 6B2-like, whose product MRGENVTKVSAFILVGFPTAPVLQYVLFLLFLVMYLFVLVENVAIILTVWSNNPLHRPMYYFLCSMSFLEIWYVSVTIPKMLDGFLLQRKCISFTGYMTQLYFFSSLVCTKCVLLASMAYDRHVAICHPLRYVVIMSTGLCVQLVGFSFASGFTISVIKVYFISSATFCGSNILNHFFCDISPILKLACTGFSTVELVDFILAFVILVFPLVATVLSYAHIVLAVLHIPSATGHWRAFSTCASPLTVVTVFYTALIFMYIRPQAIDSRSSNKLISVLYTVLTPILNPLIYCLRNKEFKEAWRKAVGLGQTPL is encoded by the coding sequence ATGAGGGGAGAGAATGTCACCAAGGTCAGCGCGTTCATCCTGGTGGGCTTCCCCACAGCCCCCGTGCTGCAGTACgtgctcttcctcctcttcctggtCATGTACCTCTTTGTCCTGGTGGAGAATGTGGCCATCATCCTCACCGTCTGGAGCAACAACCCCCTCCATCGGCCCATGTACTACTTTCTATGCTCCATGTCTTTCCTGGAGATCTGGTATGTATCTGTCACCATCCCCAAGATGCTGGATGGATTCCTCCTTCAACGGAAATGCATCTCTTTCACAGGGTACATGACTCAGCTCTACTTCTTCAGCTCACTGGTGTGCACCAAGTGTGTGCTCCTGGCGTCCATGGCCTATGACCGCCACGTGGCCATCTGCCACCCCCTGCGCTATGTGGTCATCATGTCCACTGGCCTCTGTGTCCAGCTCGTGGGCTTTTCCTTTGCAAGTGGCTTCACCATCTCCGTGATCAAGGTCTACTTTATCTCCAGTGCCACGTTCTGTGGCTCCAATATCCTgaaccacttcttctgtgacatcTCCCCCATCCTCAAGCTGGCCTGCACAGGCTTCTCAACTGTGGAGCTAGTGGATTTCATCTTGGCCTTCGTCATCCTGGTGTTCCCACTTGTGGCCACCGTGCTGTCCTACGCCCACATCGTGCTGGCTGTCCTGCACATCCCCTCTGCCACTGGCCACTGGAgagccttctccacctgtgcctCCCCCCTCACCGTGGTCACCGTCTTCTACACAGCCCTGATCTTCATGTACATCCGGCCCCAGGCCATCGATTCCCGGAGCTCTAACAAACTTATTTCTGTTTTGTACACTGTCCTCACCCCTATCCTGAACCCTTTGATCTACTGCCTGAGGAACAAGGAATTTAAGGAGGCCTGGAGAAAGGCTGTGGGCTTGGGTCAAACTCCACTGTAG
- the LOC119544696 gene encoding olfactory receptor 6B2-like encodes MRGENVTKVSAFILVGFPTAPGLQYVLFLLFLVMYLFILVENLAIILTVWSNNPLHRPMYYFLCSMSFLEIWYVSVIIPKMLDGFLLQRKSISFTGCMTQLYFFSSLVCTECVLLASMAYDRYVAICHPLRYVVIMSTGLCVQLVGFSFASGFTISMIKVYFVSSATFCGSSVLNHFFCDISPILKLACTGFSTAELVDFILAFVILVFPLVATMLSYAHIVLAVLHIPSATSRWRAFSTCASHLTVVTIFYMAMIFMYVWPQAIDSRSSNKLISAVYTVLTPIINPLIYCLRNKEFKDALKKSVA; translated from the coding sequence ATGAGAGGAGAGAATGTCACCAAGGTCAGTGCATTCATCCTGGTGGGCTTCCCCACAGCCCCTGGGCTGCAGTATGTGCTCTTCCTCCTATTCCTGGTCATGTATCTCTTTATCCTGGTGGAGAACCTGGCCATCATCCTCACCGTCTGGAGCAACAACCCCCTCCATCGGCCCATGTACTACTTTCTATGCTCCATGTCTTTCCTGGAGATCTGGTATGTATCTGTCATCATCCCCAAGATGTTGGATGGATTCCTCCTTCAACGGAAAAGCATCTCTTTCACAGGGTGCATGACCCAGCTCTACTTCTTCAGCTCGCTGGTGTGCACCGAGTGTGTGCTCCTGGCGtccatggcctatgaccgctacgtGGCCATCTGCCACCCCCTGCGCTATGTGGTCATCATGTCCACTGGCCTCTGTGTCCAGCTCGTGGGCTTTTCCTTTGCAAGTGGCTTCACCATCTCCATGATCAAGGTCTACTTTGTCTCCAGTGCCACATTCTGTGGCTCCAGTGTCCTgaaccacttcttctgtgacatcTCCCCCATCCTCAAGCTGGCCTGCACAGGCTTCTCAACTGCAGAGCTGGTGGATTTCATCTTGGCCTTTGTCATCCTGGTTTTCCCACTCGTGGCCACCATGCTGTCCTATGCACACATCGTGCTAGCCGTCCTGCACATCCCCTCTGCCACCAGCCGCTGGAgagccttctccacctgtgcctcccaccTCACCGTGGTCACTATCTTCTACATGGCCATGATCTTCATGTACGTCTGGCCCCAGGCCATCGATTCCCGGAGCTCTAACAAGCTCATCTCTGCTGTTTACACAGTGCTCACTCCAATCATAAACCCTCTCATCTACTGCCTGAGGAACAAGGAATTTAAGGATGCCTTGAAAAAGTCTGTGGCTTAG